One Capsicum annuum cultivar UCD-10X-F1 unplaced genomic scaffold, UCD10Xv1.1 ctg2352, whole genome shotgun sequence DNA segment encodes these proteins:
- the LOC107854622 gene encoding lariat debranching enzyme isoform X1 — translation MRIAVEGCMHGDLDNVYATLLHLQEVQNIKIDLLLCCGDFQAVRNEKDLESLNVPPKYRSMNSFWKYYSGEKVAPFPTIFIGGNHEASNYLWELYYGGWAAPQIYFLGFAGVIKFGNIRIGGLSGIYKSHHYNMGHYEKLPYNQRDIRSIYHVREYDVHKLLQIEEPIDIFLSHDWPVGITDGGDLKALLRQKPFFEQEIQEGTLGSKPAAELLGKLRPPYWFSAHLHCKFAALVQHEKGGHSTKFLALDKCLPGRKFLQVIEIESGPGPHELQLDEEWLAITTKYNAVLPLTIRSANYNNAHLDIEQCRQFVRNKLRARGPRPFEFVQTAPCYNPSQPVADGLFHGFYKNPQTEGLLQFLELDYLLNKMPESREPAAIPASFASGCSFDYDIEDIPIDDVDDVDDTDDLKEADPEDAEEGIILTSDLPN, via the exons ATGAGGATAGCAGTAGAAGGGTGTATGCATGGGGACTTGGATAATGTCTATGCCACCTTATTGCATTTGCAAGAAGTTCAGAATATAAAGATTGATCTCCTTTTATGCTGCGGTGACTTTCAG gctGTTAGGAATGAGAAGGATCTGGAAAGTTTAAATGTGCCACCTAAATACCGGAGCATGAACTCTTTCTGGAAATATTACTCAGGAGAGAAAGTAGCACCATTTCCAACTATATTTATTGGAGGAAACCACGAAGCATCCAATTACCTTTGGGAACT GTACTATGGAGGATGGGCAGCACCTCAGATATACTTCCTTGGATTTGCTGGAGTAATCAAGTTTGGCAACATTCGTATTGGTGGTCTTTCTGGAATTTATAAATCACACCATTACAATATGG GGCACTATGAGAAGCTGCCATATAATCAACGGGATATTCGATCGATATATCATGTTCGCGAGTATGATGTCCACAAGCTCTTGCAAATTGAGGAGCCAATtgatatctttctttcacatgactGGCCTGTTGGCATCACTGATGGTGGGGACTTAAAAGCTCTTCTTCGTCAAAAACCTTTCTTTGAGCAAGAG ATTCAGGAAGGAACTCTGGGAAGCAAACCTGCTGCAGAATTACTGGGAAAGTTGAGACCTCCTTACTGGTTTTCTGCACATCTGCACTGCAAATTCGCTGCTTTAGTTCAGCATGAGAAGGGTGGTCATTCCACGAAGTTTCTTGCCCTCGATAAGTGCCTTCCTGGTAGAAAGTTTTTGCAG GTTATTGAAATTGAGTCGGGACCAGGACCTCATGAACTTCAACTTGATGAAGAATGGTTGGCTATCACAACAAAGTATAATGCTGTCTTGCCCTTGACTATCAGGAGTGCGAACTATAA TAATGCACATCTTGACATAGAACAGTGCCGCCAGTTTGTAAGAAATAAGCTACGGGCAAGAGGACCCAGGCCGTTTGAATTTGTTCAGACTGCACCATGCTACAATCCTTCTCAACCTGTTGCTGATGGTCTCTTCCATG GTTTCTATAAAAACCCTCAGACAGAAGGTCTTTTACAATTTCTGGAACTTGACTATCTTCTCAATAAAATGCCAGAATCCAGGGAGCCTGCTGCAATTCCAGCCTCCTTTGCTTCAGGAT GTTcctttgattatgatattgaagATATACCCATAGATGACGTGGATGATGTGGATGATACGGATGATTTAAAAGAGGCTGACCCAGAAGATGCTGAAGAAGGAATAATCTTAACCTCAGATCTTCCTAATTAG
- the LOC107854622 gene encoding lariat debranching enzyme isoform X2: protein MNSFWKYYSGEKVAPFPTIFIGGNHEASNYLWELYYGGWAAPQIYFLGFAGVIKFGNIRIGGLSGIYKSHHYNMGHYEKLPYNQRDIRSIYHVREYDVHKLLQIEEPIDIFLSHDWPVGITDGGDLKALLRQKPFFEQEIQEGTLGSKPAAELLGKLRPPYWFSAHLHCKFAALVQHEKGGHSTKFLALDKCLPGRKFLQVIEIESGPGPHELQLDEEWLAITTKYNAVLPLTIRSANYNNAHLDIEQCRQFVRNKLRARGPRPFEFVQTAPCYNPSQPVADGLFHGFYKNPQTEGLLQFLELDYLLNKMPESREPAAIPASFASGCSFDYDIEDIPIDDVDDVDDTDDLKEADPEDAEEGIILTSDLPN, encoded by the exons ATGAACTCTTTCTGGAAATATTACTCAGGAGAGAAAGTAGCACCATTTCCAACTATATTTATTGGAGGAAACCACGAAGCATCCAATTACCTTTGGGAACT GTACTATGGAGGATGGGCAGCACCTCAGATATACTTCCTTGGATTTGCTGGAGTAATCAAGTTTGGCAACATTCGTATTGGTGGTCTTTCTGGAATTTATAAATCACACCATTACAATATGG GGCACTATGAGAAGCTGCCATATAATCAACGGGATATTCGATCGATATATCATGTTCGCGAGTATGATGTCCACAAGCTCTTGCAAATTGAGGAGCCAATtgatatctttctttcacatgactGGCCTGTTGGCATCACTGATGGTGGGGACTTAAAAGCTCTTCTTCGTCAAAAACCTTTCTTTGAGCAAGAG ATTCAGGAAGGAACTCTGGGAAGCAAACCTGCTGCAGAATTACTGGGAAAGTTGAGACCTCCTTACTGGTTTTCTGCACATCTGCACTGCAAATTCGCTGCTTTAGTTCAGCATGAGAAGGGTGGTCATTCCACGAAGTTTCTTGCCCTCGATAAGTGCCTTCCTGGTAGAAAGTTTTTGCAG GTTATTGAAATTGAGTCGGGACCAGGACCTCATGAACTTCAACTTGATGAAGAATGGTTGGCTATCACAACAAAGTATAATGCTGTCTTGCCCTTGACTATCAGGAGTGCGAACTATAA TAATGCACATCTTGACATAGAACAGTGCCGCCAGTTTGTAAGAAATAAGCTACGGGCAAGAGGACCCAGGCCGTTTGAATTTGTTCAGACTGCACCATGCTACAATCCTTCTCAACCTGTTGCTGATGGTCTCTTCCATG GTTTCTATAAAAACCCTCAGACAGAAGGTCTTTTACAATTTCTGGAACTTGACTATCTTCTCAATAAAATGCCAGAATCCAGGGAGCCTGCTGCAATTCCAGCCTCCTTTGCTTCAGGAT GTTcctttgattatgatattgaagATATACCCATAGATGACGTGGATGATGTGGATGATACGGATGATTTAAAAGAGGCTGACCCAGAAGATGCTGAAGAAGGAATAATCTTAACCTCAGATCTTCCTAATTAG